Within the Zea mays cultivar B73 chromosome 10, Zm-B73-REFERENCE-NAM-5.0, whole genome shotgun sequence genome, the region CACTCCGGgtgttgggtgcgaaaccctagatCCCGGTGCTCTGCCTGTTCTCGGCCTTATAGGACTGAGAAACAAAGGCCTGCCAATGCCATATGTCAATAACGGGCCCACTTGTCATCCATTACCCACGGAACGGAATGGAATGGAATCGTCCAGGAAAGGGAAGGACCGGAGCGGGAGCGAGAGCGAGATTGTTAACTCGCAAGCTCGTACGTGGATGTCTGGGCTACCATTACAGTGGGCTTACACAAGCCATTGTGGGCCAGTAGGCCGGGTCGTACGTTGGCTACGCCTGGGTCGGAGAAATTTGCTATTATGGATGTCCTTAGATGCGGCTTCGACGTTTTGGAGGCGTAGGCGAGGGATTCTCTATTATGGAAAACAAGGGGACAACCCTCACTTCAAAATGGACATGACCACGCCATTACCAGTTTTGAACGGAGATTAGAGCCGTTTAGACAGCCGCCGTCCCAGCGCCGTGAGTGCTCTGCTGCTTTCCAGTCTTCTCCCTTCTTGCTCTTCTCCTTCTCTCAAACGCACCAGAGAGCTCTCGTCTCCTTCTCTCAAACGCCATTACCAGAGAGCACGCACGGCGCTGGGACTCCGCCTCTCCCGCCTCGCCCTTGAGTTTCTCCACCCCCCACTCCGCTGGGACTCCGCCTCTCCCTTCTCGCTGTTCTCCTTCTAGGACCGGATTGAAGTGCGCCGCCCACCCCGCTGTGTTCCACCCCGATTCGTTGAACTTCGCTGCCCCATTCGTTGAACTTCTCTCCCCCAACCAGATCCAACTCGTCGTGTGTTCCTGGTCCGTTAGTTTCTGATGGATGATTTGGAGCTGTTCAACGACGCAGACACTGGCATTTCTCCCCCCAAGGTAGTTAATATTGGTCGACTGTGCTATGGTTATTGTACATATAACCATTGGTTTTGTAAATAATGTGTTGAATTACTGTCAGGTCCCACATTGTCTTCACCGCATAGTTCAAGTCCCTTACGTGGTCAGACTGCTAATAAGGTATGTCTCCCTGCAATATTGTAAACTATAGTGAGGTTAGCAAGGTATGTGAATTCAGTTGGTCATGCAGGACAACGATTGGGAATTTTTTGTACTAAGCGATTTTTTGAATGAGGAAGGGAGACGTGATGTTCCAAGTGAGATGCAAATGTATTCTGAACTAGGTCTCAATGAAGAGGTCAAGGCAAAGGAAAATCAAAGAGATGAATCCGTTTTAGGTGGTACTAGTAATTTGGATCAATCGGAGCCTATTAATTTTGGAGACAATAGTATAGACCAACCAATGGAGGACTTCCTACCAAATGAGAAGAGGGTTGTGTATGATAAAATGAATCCGTCAATGCAACCTGGTAGTTTGTTTCCCAACATGAAAGAATTTCGAATTGCTATGAGGCAATATGCCATAAAACATGAGTTCGAGCTAGGGATAGAGGTAACTTCTACTACCAGATACGTCGGATATTGTAAAGGTGATGATTGCCATTGGAGGATTTATGCACGGGAAGAAAAGAAAGGTTTACCGACCATTGTGGTATGTTAAATCATACATTTGTACCACAGCTATGTTGTGAATTTATGGTATGTTTGTGTGCATAGTTGTGATTCGACTATTTTTTCAGGTTGCTGTATTGCGTGATACGCATACTTGCACATCTAGTGGAAGGAGGAAGACGACTACACCAAGTTGTGGATGGGTAGCTTTTCACGCTTTACCACTTCTTATGAAGAAACCCCAGATGGGTGCCAAGGAATTGAAAGATACACTTGAAGGAATTCACAATGTCACTATTGGGTACGACACAGTTTGGAAGGGCAAGGAGAAGGCATTACAAGAGTTGTTTGGCACTTGGGAGGAGAGTTTCAAGCTCTTATTCTCTTGGCGGGAGGCAGTCCTTGCTAAGGAGCCTGACAGCATTATAGAGATCGATGTGGTGTTAGAGGATGGGAAGTACTATTTCAACCGTTTCTTTTGTGCCTTAGGACCTTGCATCTCAGGGTTTAGGGATGGTTGTAGACCATACATAAGTGTCGACTCGACCGCACTGAACGGTAGATGGAATGGCCAGCTTGCTTCAGCAACCGGTGTGGATGGCCATAATTGGATGTTTCCTATAGCATTTGGGTTTTTCCAAACTGAGACAGTTGAAAGTTGGATTTGGTTCATGTCCCAATTAAAGAAGGCTGTTGGAGAACATGGAGTACTAGCTATTTGTTCGGACGCTCAAAAAGGCTTAATGCATGCAGTGACACATTGTTTCCCTTATGCTGAGAAGAGAGAGTGCTTCCGACATCTCATGAACAACTATGTCAAAAGCTACTCAGGTTCCGAACACATGTATCCAGCTGCAAGGGCATATAGGAGGGAAGTGTTTGAGCACCATGTCAGCCAAGTAAGAAGTATTCCTAAGATAGCTGAATATTTGGATCAACATCACAATTTTCTTTGGTACAGGAGTGGTTTCGACCCATCTATTAAATGTGATTACATAACAAATAACATGGCTGAGGTCTTTAACAACTGGGTGAAGGATCACAAGGACCTACCTATTTGTGACTTAGCTGATAAGATTCGAGAGATGACCATGGAGTTGTTTCATCGAAGGAGAAAGATAGGGGAAAGACTGCAGGGATTGATCTTGCCATCCGTTATGGCTACACTGAAAGCTCAGACTAGAGGATTGGGCCATTTGACAATTGTAAAAAGTGACAATTACTTGGCAGAGGTGAGGGATAGTAATAATTGTTTGACAAAACATGTGGTGAAGGCAGAGTCGAGACAATGTTCTTGTGAAGAGTGGCAGCACACAGGAAAACCTTGTCAACATGGATTGACAGTGATTATTGCCCAGGATGTAAGAAATGTTGCTATGGAGAACTTTGTTGATGAGTATTATTCTGTAGACAAGTTTAGAAAAGCTTACATGGGTAGGATTCAACCTATTGGTGACCGTTCTTTTTGGCCGAAGGTGGATTTTTCAAAGGAGGTATGTGCACCAATGGCTAAAAGAACGGTTGGACGACAAAGGAAAAACAGAATGAAGAGTTGTCTAGAGGGTGGCAGTGGGACAAAAAGAAAGGTCACACAGAATGCTCAAGGAACAACTAAGATAAAAAGACAGTACACTTGTCCAAGCTGTGGTCAACTAGGTCATCGGAAGACCAGTTATAAATGCCCTTTGAATGGAACAAAGAAGAGGTTAAGACTCCATTTATTAATTGACCAATGTTTAATTGACCAATGTTTTACTGTTTAATTGACCAATGTTTTACTTTGTAGGAAGAGGAAACCAAGGAAGAATACTACGAAAAATTAGATCCCGAAAGAGTTGCGGACTTCTACATCACAACCTAGTACTTCAAATAAAGATGTAGAAACTGGTGGCGATGAACTAGTGCTTGTTCAAACCGGTGGCCAAGCAGACAGCAATGCTGATGCAGATCTAGTGCTTGTTCAAACCGGTGGCCATGAAGACAGCAATGCTGATGCAGATCTAGTCCGTGTTGAAACTGGTGGCCAAGCAGAACTTGTGCGTGTTGAAACCCCTCCTAGTTATCCACCCAGAAGTTTGAAGTGGCTTGTGAAGAAAATTACTccgaggaagaaaatgaagcgtGATGTGCAAAGGGA harbors:
- the LOC103642215 gene encoding uncharacterized protein; translation: MQDNDWEFFVLSDFLNEEGRRDVPSEMQMYSELGLNEEVKAKENQRDESVLGGTSNLDQSEPINFGDNSIDQPMEDFLPNEKRVVYDKMNPSMQPGSLFPNMKEFRIAMRQYAIKHEFELGIEVTSTTRYVGYCKGDDCHWRIYAREEKKGLPTIVVAVLRDTHTCTSSGRRKTTTPSCGWVAFHALPLLMKKPQMGAKELKDTLEGIHNVTIGYDTVWKGKEKALQELFGTWEESFKLLFSWREAVLAKEPDSIIEIDVVLEDGKYYFNRFFCALGPCISGFRDGCRPYISVDSTALNGRWNGQLASATGVDGHNWMFPIAFGFFQTETVESWIWFMSQLKKAVGEHGVLAICSDAQKGLMHAVTHCFPYAEKRECFRHLMNNYVKSYSGSEHMYPAARAYRREVFEHHVSQVRSIPKIAEYLDQHHNFLWYRSGFDPSIKCDYITNNMAEVFNNWVKDHKDLPICDLADKIREMTMELFHRRRKIGERLQGLILPSVMATLKAQTRGLGHLTIVKSDNYLAEVRDSNNCLTKHVVKAESRQCSCEEWQHTGKPCQHGLTVIIAQDVRNVAMENFVDEYYSVDKFRKAYMGRIQPIGDRSFWPKVDFSKEVCAPMAKRTVGRQRKNRMKSCLEGGSGTKRKVTQNAQGTTKIKRQYTCPSCGQLGHRKTSYKCPLNGTKKRKRKPRKNTTKN